In one Amyelois transitella isolate CPQ chromosome 22, ilAmyTran1.1, whole genome shotgun sequence genomic region, the following are encoded:
- the LOC106129922 gene encoding uncharacterized protein LOC106129922, which yields MSLKAFEDACIRAELFGQPKPNKEDFLEKNKHLDVTEFEEVEIKTAENMAMLDDQVKDASGGLAELNTILNSTQSKLNRIKGVCGSLTNFFRIKLNAKDNLSYSTEPSYIGQTNYDKDYIPPKKSNNLSSINEGLGPDENEMFMRGNQNGGASSSRQDGGGITAALNDLEEMEINENTSMISKAALKDVGKQMTSQIMKMSLKAFEDACIRAELFGQPKPNKEDFLEKNKHLDVTEFEEVEIKTAENMAMLDDQVKDASGGLAELNTILNSTQSKLNRIKGVCGSLTNFFRIKLNAKDNLSYSTEPSYIGQTNYDKDYIPPKKSNNLSSINEGLGPDENEMFMRGNQNGGASSSRQDGGGITAALNDLEEMEINENTSMISKAALKDVGKQMTSQISKLDLMIGQADRAQSSLHSQNKQMRSFLK from the exons ATGTCTTTAAAAGCTTTCGAGGATGCGTGTATACGGGCAGAATTATTTGGCCAGCCAAAACCAAATAAAGAAgactttttggaaaaaaataaacacttagACGTCACTGAATTTGAAGAAGTGGAAATAAAAACAGCCGAG aatatgGCTATGTTGGATGATCAAGTAAAAGATGCCAGCGGTGGACTTGCTGAATTgaacacaatattaaattctaCTCAAAGTAAATTAAACAGAATAAAG GGAGTCTGTGGCAGCCTTACAAACTTCTttcgtataaaattaaatgcgaAAGACAACCTGTCATATTCCACCGAACCTAGTTATATTGGCCAAACCAATTATGATAAAGATTATATACCACCGAAGAAATCCAACAATTTGTCTTCAATAAACGAAGGTCTTGGGCCGGACGAAAACGAGATGTTTATGCGTGGAAATCAAAATGGCGGCGCTAGTAGTTCAAGACAAGATGGCGGCGGCATCACGGCGGCTTTGAATGATTTAGAAGAGATGGAAATCAATGAGAATACCTCGATGATAAGCAAAGCTGCTCTGAAAGATGTAGGAAAGCAGATGACGTCACAAATAA TGAAAATGTCTTTAAAAGCTTTCGAGGATGCGTGTATACGGGCAGAATTATTTGGCCAGCCAAAACCAAATAAAGAAgactttttggaaaaaaataaacacttagACGTCACTGAATTTGAAGAAGTGGAAATAAAAACAGCCGAG aatatgGCTATGTTGGATGATCAAGTAAAAGATGCCAGCGGTGGACTTGCTGAATTgaacacaatattaaattctaCTCAAAGTAAATTAAACAGAATAAAG GGAGTCTGTGGCAGCCTTACAAACTTCTttcgtataaaattaaatgcgaAAGACAACCTGTCATATTCCACCGAACCTAGTTATATTGGCCAAACCAATTATGATAAAGATTATATACCACCGAAGAAATCCAACAATTTGTCTTCAATAAACGAAGGTCTTGGGCCGGACGAAAACGAGATGTTTATGCGTGGAAATCAAAATGGCGGCGCTAGTAGTTCAAGACAAGATGGCGGCGGCATCACGGCGGCTTTGAATGATTTAGAAGAGATGGAAATCAATGAGAATACCTCGATGATAAGCAAAGCTGCTCTGAAAGATGTAGGAAAGCAGATGACGTCACAAATAAGCAAGTTGGACCTAATGATTGGTCAGGCCGATAGGGCGCAATCGTCGCTTCATtctcaaaacaaacaaatgagaTCTTTTCTCAAATAA